In Microvenator marinus, one genomic interval encodes:
- a CDS encoding EF-hand domain-containing protein, with amino-acid sequence MTDRQELKDIFGHFDGDHNGRIDCEEFKRLMKALDADLSGEELDIGFDIIDSDDNGTIDFEEFIQWWTNR; translated from the coding sequence ATGACGGATAGACAAGAACTTAAAGATATTTTTGGTCATTTTGACGGTGATCATAACGGTCGCATCGACTGCGAAGAGTTCAAGCGGCTGATGAAAGCTTTGGACGCGGACCTGAGTGGAGAAGAGCTCGATATCGGGTTCGACATTATCGACTCCGATGATAACGGAACTATCGATTTTGAGGAGTTCATTCAGTGG